From the genome of Solanum lycopersicum chromosome 7, SLM_r2.1:
attgtttacaataaatttattgtaagaacagataacacacaagtaaaatggtggataacgaaaaaattagatgattcagttacaacaaaagaaataaggagactagtattaaacatactaaattttacatttacaattgaggtaataaaaactgacaaaaatataattgcagactatttatcaagacagagttacacagccaggacaagataatgttatggaaaacatactcaaaacactaactacactttgtacaaaagtggacagtatgggattgagaattcaaaagctagaagaaaaggaagaatctacaagtcagcagcatgactctaaaaatgcggagctacgtcgttcggcagacggtaaaaagccagaactagaaggagacattgggaaactccataaaacccatgacaatgtttgtttaaatgcagctacagcaagcacatctacaacaaaaggagccagtggaataagatatacaaatttaaatatgaacaaaatcttcgataaaccatttattccaaagaaccaaaaagactcattatttataccaccacaaatacatacttactcagaaagtttaaaccaagataaaaaagcctacaaccacataacccgctcatatattgaaaacctttataaaatccaaaattatttaaactcaacacctagatctccaactaccaaagaccctaatactgattttataacacaaaagctacaaggatataataagttaatagcacaaccaggcaccaatgcaaatctagtaaaaacatgttatagttatggattacttaatacagtttatacccaaacaggagatgaaatatctaccataccagagctatacaaagcctttatgaactataaaagaattactaaaggaacattgttttatataaagttttattcagcaccagcagagatattatttgatgagataaaaccaattatacaagttataaaaattggtttgaccagagatatgataattccagaagatatcggaatacaacaagaaatacaaaagattgagataccaGAATTCTACGCCAACAAAAGAGTTATAGGAATAGCAActatcctaaatgaactaactaacaattatttaaacggaaattcagtatggagctattatgtacgagagcaagttatgatatattcaaattctaaagaaatcAGAGAACAAGATATGGAAGAGATACGCCAATGGATACTTAGTCTACTCAAGCCAGagcaaaaaccaacaacaagagCATTAAGGAAAGGGTTTATTTCGGAAGAATTATTGACCAGATATTGCCaaattattggacaaaaataccccgaccatatatgttcaaaatgtcaaggagaagataatgtcataccagacgttcaaatcgaataaaaaaattgtattaatagatgaaaatagtatttgtattagtggatcggagtgtcaccttccgacacatagtattagtggatcggagtgtcacgttccgacacatagtattagtggattggagtttcacgttccgacacatagaattaggggatcgtagtgtcacgtaccaacacatgtaggggatcggagtgtcacgtaccgacacatgtaggggatcggagtgtcacgtaccgacacatgtaggggatcggagtgtcacatttcgatacatgtaggggatcggagtgtcacgttccgacacatagaattagggtatcggagtgtcacgttccgacacattgaattaggggatcggagtgtcacgtaccgacacatagcagtaggggatcagagtgtcacgtaccgacaatggaggaagaaagataatgaatcttgaaagatgataatatactcaacttaataaacttaattcccaaatgagtatggcattgaggcttgagccctcatggatgaacttgatggtacttattgatgattatagtacttgttgttgctgcatgttgagttttatagttgatttacgataatattttatatatactgttccctattttgagttggccgatgatatctactcagtacccgtgttttgtactgacccctacttttatgtttttcttcttgttacttgtggagtgcagcaaacgtgtcgtcatcttcgactcaacagtaactcaagccattcttcgtcacaccggatcttcagggtgagctaacgcttctagcttgtactggatcttcttcttcaagtcttgatgccttgaacttccgacatggactagcttcttatgtatttttagcttttagatactcttagtttagtaatttaaaggtagatgttcttgtgatggtgacttccagattctggggataatgataagtttttgagttatagaagttgattatttatttttacatatgagtttaagtcttccgcattactttctgtttatattgaaatgttaaggttagattggttggttcgctcacataggagggtaagtgtgggtgccagtcgcggcccggatttgggtcgtgacagctaCCCACACTTGGAGAAAGATATCTAAGACTTCTTCAAAGTAGCATCAATACTTTAACAGCCCGAACCTACAATGTTTTGAAAAAGGAAAgtaatatgtgttagtacacggcttgtaccaagtatggaaacatatgcacacataGACATAAAAATCATGCTAGAAGGGtcatttgttcaaaaccatgatAAGTTACTTTTTAAGGCCTTATTTGAAACAAAGAGCACATATAAGCCAAAAATCAAATATTCCTTAAGACAAAACTATATACAACACAAGACCCACATCATCAAGTAAAATGTGAATTAAACATCTGTAATAGCAAATTACAACTCATAGCCAAAGCAAATCCTACATCATGTTATAATAACAAATCATGTACAAGTGTCGATAATATTACAACATATTCAAGACCCTTAATCATAACCATTACCAAGATTacttgtgcaatgaccaagtgaATCCCCCTAATCccactcaaccaagtaaaccaacCAAAGGATCACAAATAATTGCTAACTTCATAAAGCATAGAATCATGAATATTTatcatcatatttattaatattggaaaacatcatattcatacgtgaaacaaacattatataaaatcttcaatatgtaaagtcaacatatgcatatcatttacattttaaGGATATAAAAAGAACCTTCTAGGGAATCCCTCAAggacaactagtgcaatgtattggtagagtctcatacctctacctagactaagtcaaaccccttaagtcaccctagttactGTTCACGTtatttacatcattttttacttttggatccactagataatatttttatgtagaCAACATAGTACAAGACCTAGGAGAGATGTGTGAAACCCAATTTATGCAATTGACATTGTAATATCTatatcatgagtacaatagtgaacATACCATCACTACATGGGAGGGGACACTCCTtactactagttcactcggtgctaagctagtgTGTTATCTGAATTGTCTTTAAGTCTTCctttaacaatcataactttGTTTAGGTCATAAAAGAATAACCCCTTATGTATTCATTGTGATTATCTCAATAGGAATTTCATGAGAAcatcctttcaatacaaccctcatatgtgagattaacatattatcatcatcatcatgtcatagtAAGGAACATAAGtaattcataaccaaccttatgtCATTATATATTAATCATAATCTCATGATTCATATAATCACTACATTTCAATTACATCATCATACAAACACCTATATAATCTAAACACAAAGTATGCTTTAATTGAACTTTATCATCAAGTATAACCCATTTCAACTGAAGTAAAGGTTCAAGATCAACGAGTCTTACCAAATCCCCTTCAGAAGCCATCATacatggtcttaccatcaaccaacaAACTTCATCCAATAATAGGTGTAATAACATaatacaatagtaattaacacaacaactaagtcaattgcatcaacactagttcataacctagggttagggaactGTGGCCAATTCATCAGCTCTTCCACAAACTAGGTTTAATATCAAGAACTACcataattgaataataatacaTCCTAACGtaacaatattaattataaatcaagaacaacaatttgaatgataaatttCGGATTACTAAGAAACTTATGTTGAATTCATCTTTTGTAAATCAATTTATATAGAGCCCTTTGTGGAAAGGAATCCGGGCCCAAACGTGAAAGGTTGCCATACCTTGTTAATCTATGAAGATTGATGGAGGAAAGTGGAGTTTTTCTGCCTTATACCCCTTCGACCTTGGTATTCATTAGAGTCTTCTtttggagagagagagagagggaaagTACAGAGAAGGAAGGGACATTTGAGTTTGGGAATTATGGGTGTTGGGTTAGTTTATTTAGGCTTACGTCTTTATTTAGGTCATAAATCAACATAATTAGACCTGCATTAAcccaactaaataattaaatcaatccacttaaaacaaaatagaaaaacataGACCTGACCTACAAGACCCCAACCTACGATGTGTAGGTCAATCGACGTCCCTTTGCCCCCGCTGTCCTGCACAACTTTATTTCTATCAAAGACctgatttttggaatttttttcaaaatgactAAATGTAGGACTACGGAATGATCGACGACCTGTCATACAAACGACTTTCCATAGTTTAGAAACCGTATATGGCTGCTGTCTTTTGACAACTTTTGGCTATTTAAGAAGGTTCTTCCTCATGTGTTTAGGGTGGTCTTTGGAAAGTGTGCCTAGACTTTTCGACCATAAAcacattttgatatattattaacacctttgtgaaaattttcatgaaattccCACTCTTAAAACCACTAAAATTGGCTTCTTGGGTCTAAAACAGCCCTAATtacttataaacattatttttggtctttaaaaagtaatttaaacCTTGGATACCGATGTGACGCTCTAAATTaggttttaaaatttcatagtgttacattatcccccacaccttaggaacattcgtccccaaatTACACGAAAATACTTTGTATGGAAAGGATAGACATACTACAAGCAGCCCAACAAAAAACATACATAACCGACATGTATTACAACTCAAAGATGCGCTTCACAACTCCTTTCAACACATAATCATGGAAGTTATACATAGAAACTCAAAACATCAATTACTACTTATAAGAGCTCAACATCATaacatgaggaatttccttttCAACAACAACAGGAGCTCAACACAGCATGAAGAGCCACGTACAacatgattaatattttttcatgaagAAAACACCATACCATATACACAAATAAGTGTAAATAAAGCAAAAAAGCATTTTTCATGAGAacttgatttaacaaaaacttttaaattaaatggGTCTTATCTTTTGCAAAAcaagtcaaattcaaatttactcATTAAATTTATAATGCATAGGAACAACTAACCTTATTTAGCAATgagatgaggataacgggacttcGTGTCCGCCTCGGCCTTCTATGTTGCTCGCttaactaggtggtttctccatagtACTTTTAAGAAGGACACcactttgttcctcaacttctttatTTGACGGTAAGGGATTTCCACCGCAACCTCTTCATTGGAGAGGATCTCATCCACACCAGGGCCATCAATAGGAAGAATTGACTCAGGATCACCAATGCACTTCTTAAGCTTGGAGACATGGAACACCATGTGAAGCAAACCTAGATCATTAGGTAATCTTAAATCGTATACAAACCATCcaaagatttgaaatttttaataggaaccCATATAGAGAGGACACAAATTTCCTTTCCTGCTAGATCTCATCAACCCCTTTCattgttgaaattttaaaatacaccttatcaccttcttcaagtACATGTTCTCTTCTCCTATTGTCATCATAATACTTTTACCGATTATAGGACGCCTTCAACCTATCCTTTATGAAACAAACTTTCTCCAAAGTTTCAAATAATAATTCGGGACCAAGCAGTGAAGATTAACCAACTTCAAAGCATTCGACCGGAGATCTATATCTTCTACCTTATAAAACCTCAAAAAAATCCATGTATATAGtagaatggtaactattgttataagaTAACTCAACGAAAGATACATCTTCATCCCAACATCCCTTAAAGTTTATAGCTCAACCTCTAAGCATAACCTCAAAAGGTTTGATTAGAACGTTCCGCTTAAcaatccgtttggggatgaaaagtgatGTTTAACTTT
Proteins encoded in this window:
- the LOC138337163 gene encoding uncharacterized protein, with the protein product MENILKTLTTLCTKVDSMGLRIQKLEEKEESTSQQHDSKNAELRRSADGKKPELEGDIGKLHKTHDNVCLNAATASTSTTKGASGIRYTNLNMNKIFDKPFIPKNQKDSLFIPPQIHTYSESLNQDKKAYNHITRSYIENLYKIQNYLNSTPRSPTTKDPNTDFITQKLQGYNKLIAQPGTNANLVKTCYSYGLLNTVYTQTGDEISTIPELYKAFMNYKRITKGTLFYIKFYSAPAEILFDEIKPIIQVIKIGLTRDMIIPEDIGIQQEIQKIEIPEFYANKRVIGIATILNELTNNYLNGNSVWSYYVREQVMIYSNSKEIREQDMEEIRQWILSLLKPEQKPTTRALRKGFISEELLTRYCQIIGQKYPDHICSKCQGEDNVIPDVQIE